A DNA window from Enterobacter cloacae subsp. cloacae ATCC 13047 contains the following coding sequences:
- a CDS encoding N-acetylmannosamine-6-phosphate 2-epimerase, with protein sequence MKTVLDTLKGRLVVSCQALENEPLHSPFIMSRMALAARQGGAAAIRANSVVDIEAIKEQVTLPVIGIIKREYPDSEVFITATMKEVDELMTVSPAIIALDATDRARPGGESLAMLVTRIRTRYPSVLLMADIATVDEAVTAQALGFDCVGTTLYGYTAQTVGHALPDDDCQFLKAVLAAVTVPVVAEGNVDTPERAARCLALGAHMVVVGGAITRPQQITERFMAAIDAQSTDRA encoded by the coding sequence ATGAAAACTGTACTGGATACCCTGAAGGGAAGACTGGTCGTCTCCTGTCAGGCGCTTGAGAACGAACCGTTGCATAGCCCGTTTATTATGTCGCGGATGGCGCTGGCGGCGCGTCAGGGAGGGGCTGCGGCCATCCGTGCCAACAGCGTGGTGGATATTGAGGCGATCAAAGAGCAGGTTACGCTGCCGGTTATTGGCATCATCAAGCGGGAGTACCCCGACAGCGAGGTGTTTATCACCGCAACGATGAAAGAGGTGGATGAACTGATGACCGTCTCCCCGGCGATCATTGCGCTTGATGCGACCGACAGGGCGCGGCCTGGCGGGGAATCTCTGGCAATGCTGGTTACGCGCATTCGTACCCGTTATCCCTCGGTGCTGCTTATGGCTGATATAGCCACTGTTGATGAGGCCGTCACGGCGCAGGCGCTGGGGTTTGATTGTGTCGGGACCACGCTTTACGGCTACACCGCGCAGACCGTCGGCCACGCCTTACCCGATGATGACTGTCAGTTTCTGAAAGCGGTACTGGCAGCCGTCACGGTACCGGTGGTGGCCGAAGGTAACGTGGACACCCCGGAACGCGCCGCCAGATGTCTGGCGTTGGGGGCGCATATGGTGGTGGTGGGCGGGGCAATCACCCGCCCGCAGCAGATTACGGAACGCTTTATGGCGGCAATTGACGCGCAAAGCACCGATCGAGCATGA
- the mazG gene encoding nucleoside triphosphate pyrophosphohydrolase, with amino-acid sequence MTQIDRLLGIMKRLRDPENGCPWDKEQTFATIAPYTLEETYEVLDAISREDFDDLRGELGDLLFQVVFYAQMAQEEGRFNFNDICAAISDKLERRHPHIFGDATAGNSAEVLARWEQIKSAERAEKSQHSALDDIPLGLPALMRAHKIQKRCSAVGFDWHSLGPVLDKVHEEIDEVMHEAQQAVVDEAKLEEEMGDLLFATVNLSRHLGVKAETALQKANLKFERRFREVERIVASRGLEMTGIDLDVMEEVWQEVKRQESDL; translated from the coding sequence ATGACTCAAATCGACCGCCTGCTCGGCATCATGAAACGCCTGCGCGACCCGGAAAACGGCTGCCCGTGGGATAAAGAGCAGACTTTCGCGACTATCGCCCCGTACACCCTCGAAGAGACCTATGAAGTACTGGACGCCATTTCACGTGAGGACTTTGACGACCTGCGCGGCGAACTCGGTGACCTGCTGTTCCAGGTGGTGTTCTATGCGCAGATGGCGCAGGAAGAGGGACGTTTTAATTTTAACGATATCTGCGCCGCCATTAGCGACAAGCTTGAGCGCCGCCATCCGCATATCTTTGGCGATGCCACGGCGGGCAACAGCGCGGAAGTGCTGGCGCGCTGGGAGCAGATTAAAAGCGCCGAGCGGGCTGAAAAATCCCAACACTCCGCGCTGGATGACATCCCGCTGGGTCTGCCCGCCCTGATGCGTGCCCATAAGATCCAAAAACGCTGCTCGGCAGTAGGGTTTGACTGGCACTCGCTTGGCCCGGTACTGGACAAAGTCCATGAAGAAATCGACGAAGTGATGCACGAAGCGCAGCAGGCCGTGGTGGATGAAGCAAAGCTTGAAGAAGAGATGGGCGATTTGCTGTTTGCCACCGTCAACCTTTCGCGCCACCTGGGTGTAAAAGCGGAAACGGCCCTGCAAAAAGCCAACCTTAAGTTCGAACGACGCTTTCGCGAAGTCGAGCGCATTGTGGCCTCGCGCGGCCTGGAAATGACCGGAATTGACCTCGATGTGATGGAAGAAGTCTGGCAGGAAGTAAAACGCCAGGAATCTGATCTCTAA
- the pyrG gene encoding glutamine hydrolyzing CTP synthase: MTTNYIFVTGGVVSSLGKGIAAASLAAILEARGLNVTMMKLDPYINVDPGTMSPIQHGEVFVTEDGAETDLDLGHYERFIRTKMTRRNNFTTGRIYSDVLRKERRGDYLGATVQVIPHITNAIKERIIAGGEGHDVVLVEIGGTVGDIESLPFLEAIRQLAVDIGREHALFMHLTLVPYMAAAGEVKTKPTQHSVKELLSIGIQPDILVCRSDRAVPANERAKIALFCNVPEKAVISMKDVDSIYKIPGLLKSQGLDDYICKRFSLNCPEANLSEWEQVIYEEANPAGEVTIGMVGKYIELPDAYKSVIEALKHGGLKNRVSVNIKLIDSQDVETRGVEILKDLDAILIPGGFGYRGVEGKIATARYARENNIPYLGICLGMQVALIEFARNVAGMENANSTEFVPDCKYPVVALITEWRDEDGNVEVRTEKSDLGGTMRLGAQACQLSDDSVVRKLYGEPVITERHRHRYEVNNMLLKQIEAAGLRVAGRSGDDQLVEIIEVPNHPWFVACQFHPEFTSTPRDGHPLFAGFVKAASEYQKRQAK, from the coding sequence ATGACAACGAACTATATTTTTGTGACCGGCGGGGTCGTATCCTCTCTGGGTAAAGGCATTGCCGCAGCCTCCCTCGCAGCCATTCTTGAAGCCCGTGGCCTCAATGTGACCATGATGAAACTGGATCCGTACATCAACGTCGATCCTGGCACCATGAGCCCAATCCAACACGGGGAAGTGTTCGTTACTGAAGACGGCGCTGAAACCGATCTGGATCTTGGCCACTACGAGCGTTTCATTCGCACCAAAATGACCCGTCGTAATAACTTCACGACTGGCCGTATCTACTCCGACGTTCTGCGTAAAGAACGCCGTGGTGATTATCTGGGTGCAACCGTACAGGTTATCCCGCACATCACTAACGCTATCAAAGAACGTATCATTGCGGGTGGCGAAGGCCACGACGTGGTGCTGGTTGAAATCGGCGGTACCGTGGGTGATATCGAATCCCTGCCGTTCCTGGAAGCGATTCGCCAGCTGGCGGTTGATATCGGTCGTGAACACGCGCTGTTCATGCACCTGACGCTGGTGCCTTACATGGCAGCCGCAGGTGAAGTGAAAACCAAACCGACTCAGCACTCCGTGAAAGAGCTGCTCTCCATTGGTATTCAGCCTGACATTCTGGTTTGCCGCTCCGATCGCGCGGTTCCGGCGAACGAACGTGCGAAAATTGCATTGTTCTGTAACGTGCCTGAAAAAGCCGTTATTTCAATGAAAGATGTCGATTCCATTTATAAAATCCCGGGCCTGTTGAAATCACAGGGCCTGGACGATTATATTTGTAAACGATTCAGCTTGAACTGTCCGGAAGCTAACCTGTCTGAATGGGAACAGGTTATTTATGAAGAAGCCAATCCGGCTGGTGAAGTGACTATCGGTATGGTCGGCAAGTACATCGAACTGCCGGATGCCTATAAGTCCGTTATCGAAGCGCTGAAACACGGTGGTCTGAAGAACCGCGTCTCCGTGAACATCAAGCTGATTGATTCGCAGGATGTTGAAACACGTGGCGTCGAAATTCTGAAAGATCTGGATGCGATTCTCATCCCTGGCGGCTTCGGCTACCGTGGTGTAGAAGGCAAGATCGCCACTGCACGCTATGCGCGTGAAAACAATATTCCATACCTCGGCATCTGCCTGGGTATGCAGGTTGCGCTGATCGAATTTGCGCGCAACGTAGCGGGAATGGAAAACGCGAACTCTACGGAATTTGTGCCAGACTGTAAGTACCCTGTAGTGGCGCTTATCACTGAATGGCGCGACGAAGACGGTAACGTCGAAGTCCGTACCGAGAAGAGCGATCTGGGTGGCACTATGCGTCTTGGCGCACAGGCCTGCCAGTTGTCTGACGATAGCGTGGTTCGTAAGCTGTATGGCGAACCGGTCATCACTGAGCGTCATCGTCACCGCTATGAAGTCAACAACATGTTGTTGAAACAAATTGAAGCTGCGGGTCTGCGTGTTGCGGGCCGCTCCGGGGATGATCAGTTAGTCGAGATCATCGAAGTGCCAAACCACCCGTGGTTTGTCGCCTGCCAATTCCACCCGGAATTTACTTCAACGCCACGTGACGGGCATCCGCTGTTTGCAGGTTTCGTGAAAGCCGCCAGCGAGTATCAGAAGCGTCAGGCGAAGTAA
- the relA gene encoding GTP diphosphokinase, whose protein sequence is MVAVRSAHLNKAGEFDPQKWIASLGISSQQSCERLTETWAYCQRTTLGHPDAELLLWRGVEMVEILSMLNMDIETLQAALLFPLADADVVTEDVLRESVGKSVVALIHGVRDMAAIRQLKAAHTDSVSSEQVDNVRRMLLAMVDDFRCVVIKLAERIAHLREVKDAPEDERVLAAKECTNIYAPLANRLGIGQLKWELEDYCFRYLHPAEYKRIAKLLHERRIDREHYIEEFVSGLRQSMKEENVRAEVYGRPKHIYSIWRKMQKKHLAFDELFDVRAVRIVAERLQDCYAALGIVHTHFRHLPDEFDDYVANPKPNGYQSIHTVVLGPGGKTVEIQIRTKQMHEDAELGVAAHWKYKEGTSGGARTGHEDRIAWLRKLIAWQEEMADSGEMLDEVRSQVFDDRVYVFTPKGDVVDLPAGSTPLDFAYHIHSDVGHRCIGAKIGGRIVPFTYQLQMGDQIEIITQKQPNPSRDWLNPNLGYVTTSRGRSKIHAWFRKQDRDKNILAGRQILDDELEHIGISLKEAEKFLLPRYNFNELDELLAAIGGGDIRLNQMVNFLQAQFNKPSAAEQDAAALKQLQQKTYAPQQRSKDNGRVVVEGVGNLMHHIARCCQPIPGDDIVGFITQGRGISIHRSDCDQLAELQSHAPERIVEAVWGESYSAGYSLVVRVTANDRSGLLRDITTILANEKVNVLGVASRSDTREQLATIDMTIEIYNLQVLGRVLGKLNQVPDVIDARRLHGG, encoded by the coding sequence ATGGTTGCGGTAAGAAGTGCACATCTTAATAAAGCTGGTGAGTTTGACCCTCAAAAATGGATCGCAAGTCTGGGAATTTCCAGCCAGCAGTCGTGTGAACGCTTAACCGAAACCTGGGCCTATTGTCAGCGCACCACGCTGGGGCATCCGGACGCCGAGCTGCTGCTGTGGCGCGGCGTGGAGATGGTCGAAATCTTATCCATGCTCAATATGGATATCGAAACGCTGCAGGCCGCGCTTCTGTTCCCGCTTGCCGATGCGGACGTCGTCACGGAAGACGTGCTGCGTGAAAGCGTCGGAAAATCGGTCGTGGCGCTGATCCACGGTGTCCGCGATATGGCGGCCATTCGTCAGCTCAAAGCCGCGCACACCGATTCCGTCTCCTCTGAACAGGTCGATAACGTTCGCCGGATGCTGCTGGCCATGGTGGATGATTTCCGCTGCGTGGTGATCAAGCTTGCCGAGCGTATCGCCCACCTGCGTGAAGTGAAGGACGCGCCGGAAGATGAGCGCGTACTCGCCGCCAAAGAGTGTACAAACATTTATGCGCCGCTGGCGAACCGCTTAGGCATTGGTCAGCTCAAATGGGAGCTGGAAGACTACTGCTTCCGTTATCTGCACCCGGCGGAATATAAGCGCATAGCGAAACTGCTGCATGAGCGCCGTATCGACCGCGAACACTATATTGAAGAATTTGTCAGCGGGTTGCGCCAGTCGATGAAGGAAGAGAACGTCCGTGCCGAAGTGTACGGTCGGCCAAAGCATATCTACAGCATCTGGCGCAAAATGCAGAAGAAACACCTCGCCTTTGACGAGCTGTTCGACGTGCGTGCCGTGCGTATTGTGGCGGAGCGTCTGCAGGACTGCTACGCCGCACTGGGGATCGTGCACACGCACTTCCGCCATCTGCCGGATGAGTTCGATGACTATGTCGCCAACCCGAAACCTAACGGCTACCAGTCTATTCATACCGTGGTGCTGGGCCCCGGCGGTAAAACGGTTGAAATTCAGATCCGTACCAAACAGATGCATGAAGACGCCGAGCTGGGTGTCGCCGCGCACTGGAAATACAAAGAGGGCACCTCGGGCGGAGCGCGCACCGGTCACGAAGACCGCATTGCCTGGCTGCGTAAGCTGATTGCGTGGCAAGAAGAGATGGCCGACTCCGGCGAGATGCTCGACGAAGTGCGCAGCCAGGTCTTCGACGACCGGGTGTACGTCTTTACGCCGAAAGGGGACGTTGTCGACCTGCCTGCCGGGTCAACGCCGCTCGACTTTGCCTATCACATCCACAGCGATGTCGGGCACCGCTGCATTGGCGCGAAAATCGGCGGGCGCATTGTGCCGTTCACCTACCAGCTGCAGATGGGCGATCAGATTGAAATCATCACCCAGAAGCAGCCAAACCCGAGCCGTGACTGGCTGAACCCGAACCTGGGGTATGTCACCACCAGCCGCGGACGCTCCAAAATTCACGCCTGGTTCCGTAAACAGGATCGTGACAAGAACATCCTTGCCGGTCGCCAGATCCTGGATGACGAGCTGGAGCATATAGGCATCAGCCTGAAAGAGGCGGAGAAGTTCCTGCTGCCGCGTTACAACTTTAATGAGCTCGATGAGCTGTTAGCGGCCATTGGCGGCGGCGATATTCGTCTCAACCAGATGGTGAATTTCCTGCAGGCGCAGTTCAACAAGCCAAGTGCGGCAGAGCAGGATGCGGCGGCGCTGAAACAGCTGCAGCAGAAAACCTACGCCCCGCAGCAGCGCAGCAAAGACAATGGCCGCGTGGTGGTGGAAGGCGTCGGCAATCTGATGCACCATATCGCCCGCTGCTGCCAGCCTATCCCGGGGGACGACATCGTCGGCTTTATCACCCAGGGGCGCGGGATTTCGATTCACCGCTCAGACTGTGACCAGCTTGCTGAGCTGCAGTCGCATGCGCCGGAACGCATCGTTGAAGCCGTCTGGGGTGAAAGCTACTCTGCCGGCTACTCGCTGGTGGTGCGCGTCACCGCCAACGACCGCAGCGGTCTGCTGCGCGACATTACGACCATTCTTGCCAATGAGAAGGTCAACGTGCTGGGCGTTGCCAGCCGCAGCGATACCCGCGAGCAGCTTGCCACCATCGATATGACAATCGAAATCTACAACCTGCAGGTGCTGGGCCGCGTGCTTGGCAAACTGAACCAGGTCCCGGATGTGATTGACGCGCGTCGTCTCCACGGCGGTTAA
- the eno gene encoding phosphopyruvate hydratase — protein MSKIVKVIGREIIDSRGNPTVEAEVHLEGGFVGMAAAPSGASTGSREALELRDGDKSRFMGKGVLKAVGAVNGPIAQAIIGKDAKDQAGIDKIMIDLDGTENKSNFGANAILAVSLANAKAAAAAKGMPLFEHIAELNGTPGKYSMPVPMMNIINGGEHADNNVDIQEFMIQPVGAKTLKEAVRMGSEVFHNLAKVLKAKGMNTAVGDEGGYAPNLGSNAEALAVIAEAVKAAGYELGKDITLAMDCAASEFYKDGKYVLAGEGNKAFTSEEFTHFLEDLTKQYPIVSIEDGLDESDWDGFAYQTKVLGDKIQLVGDDLFVTNTKILKEGIEKGIVNSILIKFNQIGSLTETLAAIKMAKDAGYTAVISHRSGETEDATIADLAVGTAAGQIKTGSMSRSDRVAKYNQLIRIEEALGEKAPYNGRKEIKGQA, from the coding sequence ATGTCCAAAATCGTTAAAGTCATCGGTCGTGAAATCATCGACTCCCGTGGTAACCCGACCGTTGAAGCCGAAGTTCATCTGGAAGGTGGTTTCGTCGGTATGGCAGCTGCTCCATCAGGTGCTTCTACTGGTTCCCGCGAAGCGCTGGAACTGCGCGATGGCGACAAATCCCGTTTCATGGGCAAAGGCGTACTGAAAGCTGTTGGCGCTGTAAACGGTCCTATTGCTCAGGCAATCATTGGCAAAGACGCTAAAGACCAGGCTGGCATCGACAAGATCATGATCGATCTGGACGGTACTGAAAACAAATCTAACTTCGGTGCGAACGCAATCCTGGCGGTTTCCCTGGCGAACGCCAAAGCCGCTGCGGCAGCGAAAGGTATGCCACTGTTCGAGCACATCGCTGAACTGAACGGCACCCCAGGCAAATACTCCATGCCTGTACCAATGATGAACATCATCAACGGTGGTGAGCACGCAGACAACAACGTTGATATTCAGGAATTCATGATTCAGCCAGTTGGCGCGAAAACCCTGAAAGAAGCAGTACGTATGGGTTCTGAAGTGTTCCACAACCTGGCTAAAGTTCTGAAAGCTAAAGGTATGAACACGGCTGTGGGTGACGAAGGTGGCTACGCGCCAAACCTGGGTTCTAACGCAGAAGCACTGGCTGTTATCGCTGAAGCAGTAAAAGCCGCTGGCTATGAGCTGGGCAAAGACATCACTCTGGCGATGGACTGCGCAGCATCTGAATTCTACAAAGACGGTAAATACGTTCTGGCTGGCGAAGGCAACAAAGCGTTCACCTCTGAAGAGTTCACTCACTTCCTGGAAGACCTGACCAAACAGTACCCAATCGTTTCTATCGAAGACGGTCTGGACGAGTCTGACTGGGATGGTTTCGCATACCAGACTAAAGTACTGGGCGACAAAATCCAGCTGGTTGGTGACGATCTGTTCGTAACCAACACCAAGATCCTGAAAGAAGGCATCGAGAAAGGCATCGTTAACTCCATCCTGATCAAATTCAACCAGATCGGTTCTCTGACCGAAACTCTGGCTGCGATCAAAATGGCGAAAGACGCTGGCTACACCGCTGTTATCTCTCACCGTTCTGGCGAAACTGAAGACGCTACCATCGCTGACCTGGCTGTTGGTACCGCTGCTGGCCAGATCAAAACCGGTTCTATGAGCCGTTCTGACCGTGTTGCTAAATACAACCAGCTGATTCGTATCGAAGAAGCTCTGGGCGAAAAAGCACCATACAACGGTCGTAAAGAGATCAAAGGCCAGGCATAA
- a CDS encoding MurR/RpiR family transcriptional regulator, translated as MSDHENLLLKLRQEASGYSPTQKKLGEFVLNDPARVLYLTITELARESHTSEASVTRLCRTLGCKGYNEFKMALALDIQQGQPARVAGDEIDNVVDESVQALQDTARLLDRALLEKAAQALHQAQAVQIYGVAASAILGEYLHYKLLRLGKPAQLFSDMHRAAMNAATLSEGTLVVAISSSGSTRDLLHVVKLARKRGVKVLSLSNTPRSPLASLSDMQLVAAKPEGPLSAGALNAKVGVMLLVELLTTSLIAIDSHYGEVSQQTASATLPLLL; from the coding sequence ATGTCAGACCATGAAAACCTGCTGCTGAAGCTGCGCCAGGAGGCTTCCGGGTACAGCCCCACGCAAAAAAAACTGGGAGAGTTTGTTCTCAACGATCCGGCCCGGGTGCTCTACCTGACGATCACCGAACTGGCACGGGAGAGCCACACCAGTGAAGCCAGCGTGACGCGTCTTTGCCGGACGCTCGGCTGCAAAGGCTATAACGAATTCAAGATGGCACTGGCGCTGGATATTCAGCAGGGTCAGCCCGCACGCGTGGCCGGGGACGAAATTGATAACGTCGTCGATGAGTCTGTTCAGGCGCTGCAGGATACCGCCAGACTGCTCGACAGAGCACTGCTGGAAAAGGCCGCTCAGGCGCTGCATCAGGCGCAAGCCGTACAAATATATGGGGTGGCCGCCAGCGCGATCCTCGGTGAGTATTTACATTACAAACTGTTGCGACTCGGCAAACCTGCACAGCTTTTTAGCGATATGCATCGTGCGGCCATGAATGCAGCAACGCTTTCAGAAGGGACGCTGGTGGTGGCCATTTCCAGTTCCGGTTCAACGCGGGATTTGCTCCATGTCGTAAAACTTGCACGCAAACGCGGCGTTAAGGTGTTATCCCTTAGCAATACGCCCCGCAGCCCGCTGGCTTCGCTTAGCGATATGCAGCTGGTCGCCGCAAAACCGGAAGGGCCACTCAGCGCAGGCGCGCTCAATGCTAAAGTGGGCGTAATGTTACTGGTTGAGTTACTTACAACTTCCCTGATTGCGATTGATAGCCATTACGGTGAGGTTAGCCAGCAAACCGCGAGTGCAACGCTGCCTTTATTACTCTAA
- a CDS encoding SDR family oxidoreductase: protein MNMLFITGVTGFLGGAVLEKILTSNSSVKLLLLARASDPQQGLERVRDNMRKFKVSEETLAALSEENILIGDLSQPEGFLNDPRLEQVTHVLNCAAVASFGNNPLIWKVNVEGTLALARRMNQVAGLQRFLHVGTAMSCTPEQDSLVAESAEFRENAEHLVEYTYSKSTIEQLMRQHCPNLPLLIARPSIVVGHTRHGCTPSSSIFWVFSMGLMLQKFMCSMEDKIDVVPVDYCADALLMLLNSTAQPGEVVHISAGEENSVRFADIDNAMAQALEKAPVGDKYAQVSYETLVRMRRELKDIFGPCNERLMLRAMRLYGAFATLNVRFSNDKLLSMGMPKPPRFTDYIARCVQTTRGLSIPEQMAVDFK, encoded by the coding sequence ATTAATATGTTATTTATTACAGGCGTGACTGGTTTTCTGGGCGGTGCAGTACTTGAAAAAATACTGACCAGCAATAGTTCAGTAAAATTACTGCTGCTTGCGCGCGCCAGTGACCCGCAACAAGGGCTGGAACGCGTGCGGGACAACATGCGTAAATTCAAGGTTTCAGAGGAGACGCTGGCCGCGTTGAGTGAGGAGAATATCCTTATCGGCGATCTCAGCCAGCCGGAGGGATTCCTGAACGACCCGCGTCTGGAACAAGTGACGCATGTTCTTAACTGCGCGGCCGTCGCGTCATTTGGTAACAATCCGCTGATCTGGAAAGTGAATGTGGAAGGGACGCTGGCGCTCGCCAGACGCATGAACCAGGTTGCCGGTTTACAGCGCTTTCTGCATGTGGGAACAGCCATGTCGTGCACGCCGGAGCAGGATTCGCTGGTCGCCGAAAGCGCGGAGTTCAGAGAAAACGCCGAGCATCTGGTGGAATATACGTATTCGAAATCCACCATTGAACAACTGATGCGCCAGCACTGTCCCAACCTGCCGCTGCTCATCGCCCGTCCGTCCATCGTGGTCGGCCATACCCGTCATGGCTGTACGCCGTCGAGCAGTATTTTCTGGGTCTTCAGCATGGGGCTAATGCTGCAAAAATTCATGTGCTCAATGGAAGACAAAATAGATGTCGTCCCGGTGGATTACTGCGCCGATGCGCTGCTGATGTTGCTTAACAGCACTGCGCAGCCGGGAGAAGTGGTACATATTTCTGCCGGAGAAGAGAACAGCGTACGCTTTGCGGATATTGATAATGCGATGGCACAGGCGCTGGAGAAAGCCCCGGTCGGTGATAAGTATGCCCAGGTAAGTTACGAAACGCTGGTCAGAATGCGCCGTGAGCTGAAGGATATTTTTGGCCCCTGCAACGAACGGCTGATGCTGAGAGCAATGCGCTTGTACGGGGCCTTTGCCACACTGAATGTACGTTTCAGCAACGACAAGCTGCTCAGTATGGGCATGCCTAAACCGCCGCGTTTTACGGACTATATTGCCCGCTGCGTACAAACTACCCGGGGGTTGAGCATCCCGGAGCAAATGGCGGTTGATTTCAAATAA
- a CDS encoding maltose/glucose-specific PTS transporter subunit IIC, with the protein MMQMFSGASSGGWFEKAQRFGKSFMLPIAVLPAAGLLLGIGGALSNPNTLTAYPFLDVDWLQAIFTIMSSAGSIVFANLSVLFAVGVAVGLAKNDKGTAGLAALLAFLVMNATINALLILTGKLAHENPGAVGQGMTLGIQTLETGVFGGVVIGLVTCALHHRFNKIALPQFLGFFGGSRFVPIISSLAAILVGALMTVVWPHFQKLIFGLGGLVDATGYLGTLLYGFILRMLGPFGLHHIFYLPFWTTALGGSEIVNGQLVEGTQRIFFAQLADPTTRQFYEGTSRFMSGRFITMMFGLLGACLAMYHTAKPENKKRVAGLLLSAALTSFLTGITEPIEFSFLFIAPVLYVIHAFFDGLAFMLAHILHITIGQTFSGGFIDFVLFGILQGEAKTHWMLVPLVGVPWFFLYYFTFRYLINRFDFATPGREKEAVANDVTLVQSERASAVIAGLGGKDNLEEVDCCATRLRVTVKDGSKVNDAALKATGARGVIVRGNGVQVIYGPHVTIIKNEVEEILS; encoded by the coding sequence ATGATGCAAATGTTCAGTGGTGCTTCGTCCGGCGGATGGTTTGAAAAAGCGCAGCGCTTTGGCAAATCCTTTATGTTGCCCATCGCCGTACTGCCTGCGGCGGGTCTGCTGCTGGGGATAGGCGGCGCGTTATCGAATCCCAATACGCTTACGGCATATCCGTTTTTAGATGTGGACTGGTTACAGGCTATTTTCACCATCATGAGCAGCGCCGGTTCGATTGTGTTCGCGAATCTGTCGGTGCTGTTTGCCGTTGGGGTTGCCGTCGGGCTGGCAAAAAATGATAAAGGTACGGCAGGGCTGGCGGCGTTACTCGCGTTTCTGGTCATGAATGCCACCATTAACGCACTGCTGATCCTCACCGGAAAACTGGCGCACGAGAATCCGGGGGCGGTCGGGCAAGGCATGACGCTGGGGATCCAGACGCTGGAGACCGGCGTATTTGGTGGGGTGGTCATTGGTCTTGTGACCTGCGCGCTGCATCATCGGTTTAATAAGATCGCGCTGCCACAATTTCTGGGATTCTTTGGCGGGTCACGCTTTGTGCCGATTATCAGCTCACTGGCTGCGATCCTGGTCGGAGCCTTAATGACCGTAGTCTGGCCACATTTCCAGAAGCTGATCTTTGGTCTGGGCGGGCTGGTGGATGCGACCGGTTATCTGGGAACACTGCTGTACGGCTTCATTTTGCGCATGCTGGGCCCGTTCGGTTTACACCACATCTTCTACCTTCCGTTCTGGACCACCGCGCTTGGCGGCAGCGAGATTGTCAACGGGCAACTGGTTGAAGGTACGCAGCGGATCTTCTTCGCTCAGCTGGCCGATCCCACGACGCGCCAGTTTTATGAAGGAACGTCGCGCTTCATGTCCGGGCGCTTTATCACGATGATGTTTGGTTTGCTCGGGGCCTGCCTTGCGATGTATCACACGGCTAAACCGGAGAACAAAAAACGCGTCGCGGGGTTGTTGCTTTCAGCGGCATTAACCTCCTTCCTTACGGGGATCACCGAGCCCATCGAGTTCTCCTTCCTGTTTATCGCGCCGGTGCTGTACGTCATTCACGCATTTTTTGACGGGCTGGCGTTTATGCTCGCGCATATTTTACATATCACCATTGGGCAGACCTTCTCCGGCGGTTTTATCGACTTTGTGCTGTTCGGCATTTTGCAGGGGGAGGCCAAAACCCACTGGATGTTAGTGCCGCTGGTGGGCGTACCGTGGTTCTTCCTCTACTACTTCACGTTCCGCTATCTGATTAATCGCTTTGATTTTGCCACGCCGGGTCGGGAAAAGGAGGCGGTGGCCAATGACGTGACTTTAGTCCAGAGCGAACGCGCAAGTGCGGTGATCGCCGGACTGGGCGGAAAAGACAATCTGGAAGAGGTGGACTGCTGCGCCACGCGTCTTCGCGTCACGGTTAAAGACGGTAGCAAAGTGAATGACGCGGCGCTGAAAGCCACCGGTGCGCGCGGCGTGATTGTGCGCGGGAATGGCGTTCAGGTCATTTATGGTCCGCATGTCACGATTATCAAAAACGAAGTGGAAGAGATCTTATCGTAA